The Thermus neutrinimicus genome contains the following window.
TACTACCAGCGGCAGAAGGTGGAAGCGGACCGGAGGCGGCAGGAGGCGGATGAGAAGGCGGTGGCCCTGATGCGGGAGGTTTTGGGGGAGCACCCCCAGTACGGATACCGCCGGCTGGCGCGGGAGCTCCGGCGCCGGGGGGTGGTCATCAACGAGAAGCGCATCCGCCGGTTGCTCAAGGAGTTCCACCTGGCCTTGGGACGTAAGGTTCGCAAGCCCAAGCCCAACCCCCTTTTGGAGATTGTCCTTCTGGCCGGGGACCGGGCTGACCTGAGGGCCTTCCTTCTCCGGGAGCGAACGCCAGAGCCCTTTGAACTCTTGTACACCGACTTCACCCTCCTTCCCTACCGGGGGGGTAGGGTCTGGTTCTTGCCCATCCTGGATCACGCCACGAGGGTGGTTCTGGCCTGGGGGGTATATCCCTCCCCTACGGCGGAGGCGGCCCTGGAGGTGTGGGAGCGGGCCAAGGCCTACATCCAGGAGAGGAGGGGAGGCCTGCCCCGGGCCATTGTGCACCACGACCAGGGGGGAGCTTTCTTGAGCCACGAATGGGTGGGGCAGCTTTTGCTGGGGGATGGGCAGCGGGTTTCCTACAGCCTGATGGGGCCGCGGGGGAACCCGGTGATGGAGTCGTTTTTCTCGCGGTTTAAGTGGGAGAACAGGGACCTGTTTTTGGAGGCCAAGGACCTGAC
Protein-coding sequences here:
- a CDS encoding IS3 family transposase, encoding YYQRQKVEADRRRQEADEKAVALMREVLGEHPQYGYRRLARELRRRGVVINEKRIRRLLKEFHLALGRKVRKPKPNPLLEIVLLAGDRADLRAFLLRERTPEPFELLYTDFTLLPYRGGRVWFLPILDHATRVVLAWGVYPSPTAEAALEVWERAKAYIQERRGGLPRAIVHHDQGGAFLSHEWVGQLLLGDGQRVSYSLMGPRGNPVMESFFSRFKWENRDLFLEAKDLTELRGVIEERLQYYHEGRLHSGLGYKNIEGSHAGGKHSVQT